A part of Bufo bufo chromosome 7, aBufBuf1.1, whole genome shotgun sequence genomic DNA contains:
- the LOC121008506 gene encoding NACHT, LRR and PYD domains-containing protein 1b allele 3-like isoform X5 produces the protein MKETYRDKVTKISSTTNITEHKMASGPSEKVKDSSALATQISSNKYRVEVESMFHCQETGIKFKVETKTIIEYSLEYGNDYINLIQENGCELLGPIFNVDIKSVRVSAVYLPHYVCLEGFKDTSMIKFGHFKDGKVTLQIPTKIEPSYVVQNDPKFSCVAAVGEHSTSIWRRKKTFPFNGQVLLYSRVVGDDEYMEYRIHLYLVPTDRPHLKKLNEQMRHDGYKRINKPSLIRKVYTNKDYSITGKPNPKICPKTLQFTVHTEIEHCEFTEMNFAKSTEEILLHVKAESSSPETVWSGELTRDIKELVRRAAPRGNAAVF, from the exons ATGAAAGAGACGTACAGAGATAAAGTCACCAAGATATCATCGACCACGAATATCACTGAACATAAGATGGCTTCAGGACCCTCTGAAAAG GTTAAAGACTCATCTGCTTTAGCGACACAAATCAGCAGCAACAAATACAG GGTTGAAGTGGAGTCAATGTTCCATTGCCAGGAAACTGGGATAAAGTTTAAAGTCGAAACCAAAACTATTATAGAATATTCACTGGAGTATGGGAATGACTACATCAACCTGATCCAGGAAAACGGATGTGAATTACTGGGTCCCATATTCAATGTGGACATCAAATCTGTCCGGGTGTCAGCCGTCTACCTACCACATTATGTATGTCTAGAAG gcTTCAAAGACACATCAATGATTAAATTTGGTCACTTTAAAGATGGCAAAGTTACATTGCAAATCCCAACTAAAATTGAACCGTCCTATGTCGTACAGAACGATCCGAAGTTCTCCTGCGTTGCTGCTGTTGGGGAACATTCTACCTCTATTTGGAGAAGGAAGAAGACATTTCCATTTAATGGGCAAGTTCTCTTATACTCCCGGGTAGTTGGAGATGATGAATATATGGAGTACAGAATTCATCTCTACTTGGTTCCTACTGACAGACCCCATTTGAAG AAACTTAATGAGCAGATGAGACATGACGGGTATAAGAGGATTAATAAACCATCTCTAATCCGCAAAGTGTACACCAACAAAGACTACTCCATCACTGGAAAGCCGAATCCAAAAATATGTCCCAAG ACGTTGCAGTTCACTGTTCACACAGAGATAGAACATTGCGAATTCACAGAGATGAACTTTGCAAAAAGCACAGAGGAGATTTTACTTCATGTGAAGGCCGAGAGCAGTTCGCCAGAAACTGTGTGGAGCGGAGAGCTGACAAGAG atATAAAGGAGCTGGTAAGAAGAGCCGCCCCGAGAGGTAACGCTGCTGTTTTCTAG